The following proteins come from a genomic window of Gemmatimonadaceae bacterium:
- the pckA gene encoding phosphoenolpyruvate carboxykinase (ATP) translates to MATEMKPERATVQRESTVGLGRQGLTPSGQVHWNLIAPELMKAAARRDEGEFAAMGPFVAVTSPHTGRSPNDKFVVKEPSSEKDVDWGKVNQPYPPEKYEALLADVRRYLNGRDELFVEDLYCGADPAYRLSVRYVSPNAWHMAFVRNMFIRPGLTELPTFDPNFTVLHAPEFQADPAKHGTRTGTFIVLNIAERTILIGGTRYAGELKKAMFTVMNYLLPKQGVLSMHCSANIGADGDTALFFGLSGTGKTTLSADPERALIGDDEHGWSKDGVFNFEGGCYAKVINLSPEAEPDIYRTTQMFGTILENVRLDPATKQVQFGDQAITENTRASYPLNYIPNFVADGRGRHPRNVVFLTADAFGVLPPIARLSPEQAMYYFLSGYTAKVAGTERGVTEPQVTFSACFGAVFLVWPPTKYADMLGKLLKEHGSNVWLVNTGWSGGPYGVGKRMKLSYTRAIVRAALSGALDETPLRADPIFGLSVPTTIGDVPAEVLDPRGTWPDGAAYDEQAKKLAGMFRANFARFPDASQDILGAGPKG, encoded by the coding sequence ATGGCCACTGAGATGAAGCCGGAGCGTGCGACGGTGCAGCGCGAGAGCACCGTCGGGCTCGGTAGGCAGGGACTGACACCGTCGGGCCAGGTTCACTGGAATCTGATCGCGCCAGAGCTGATGAAGGCCGCCGCCCGGCGGGACGAAGGCGAGTTTGCCGCTATGGGACCGTTCGTCGCGGTGACGTCGCCGCACACCGGCCGCTCACCCAACGACAAGTTCGTGGTGAAGGAGCCGTCGTCGGAGAAGGACGTGGACTGGGGCAAGGTGAACCAGCCCTACCCACCCGAAAAGTACGAGGCGCTTCTCGCGGATGTGCGCCGATACCTCAACGGACGCGACGAGCTGTTCGTCGAGGATCTCTACTGCGGCGCCGATCCCGCGTATCGCCTATCCGTCCGCTACGTCTCGCCGAACGCGTGGCACATGGCGTTCGTGCGGAACATGTTCATTCGCCCCGGGCTGACTGAGCTCCCGACGTTCGACCCGAACTTCACGGTGCTCCACGCGCCGGAGTTCCAGGCCGATCCTGCAAAGCACGGCACGCGCACCGGCACGTTCATCGTTCTCAACATCGCCGAGCGTACCATCCTGATCGGCGGCACGCGCTACGCGGGCGAGTTGAAGAAGGCCATGTTCACGGTGATGAACTACCTGCTTCCGAAGCAGGGCGTCCTCTCCATGCACTGCTCCGCCAACATCGGCGCCGACGGCGACACGGCACTCTTCTTCGGCCTGTCGGGCACCGGCAAGACGACTCTGTCGGCGGATCCCGAGCGCGCCCTGATCGGCGACGACGAGCACGGCTGGTCGAAGGATGGAGTGTTCAACTTCGAGGGCGGCTGCTACGCCAAGGTCATCAACCTTTCGCCCGAGGCAGAGCCCGATATCTACCGTACGACGCAGATGTTCGGCACGATCCTCGAGAACGTGCGGCTGGACCCGGCAACGAAGCAGGTGCAATTCGGGGATCAGGCGATCACCGAGAACACCCGCGCGTCGTATCCGCTCAACTACATCCCGAATTTCGTGGCTGACGGCCGCGGCAGGCATCCGCGCAATGTGGTCTTTCTCACCGCGGACGCTTTCGGCGTCCTGCCGCCGATAGCGCGGCTGAGCCCCGAGCAGGCGATGTACTACTTCCTGTCCGGCTACACGGCGAAGGTCGCGGGCACGGAGCGCGGAGTCACCGAGCCGCAGGTGACGTTCAGCGCCTGCTTCGGCGCGGTGTTCCTTGTCTGGCCTCCGACGAAATACGCGGACATGCTCGGCAAGCTCCTCAAGGAACACGGCTCGAACGTCTGGCTCGTGAACACCGGCTGGAGCGGCGGCCCGTACGGTGTCGGCAAGCGCATGAAGCTGTCGTACACGCGGGCGATAGTCCGTGCCGCACTGTCGGGCGCGCTCGACGAGACGCCGCTGCGTGCGGACCCGATCTTCGGGCTCAGCGTACCGACGACTATCGGCGACGTTCCGGCCGAAGTTCTCGACCCGCGCGGGACATGGCCCGACGGCGCCGCGTACGACGAGCAGGCGAAGAAGCTCGCGGGCATGTTCCGCGCGAACTTCGCCAGGTTCCCGGACGCCAGCCAGGACATTCTCGGCGCCGGTCCCAAAGGCTGA
- a CDS encoding HD domain-containing protein has translation MTFEILRDPLWNNIRVDELTLRLVDTAVFQRLRYVRQLGLAYLVYPGATHSRFEHALGTYHLSRGSLALLAERDGSRDVGPEEQAIVRAAALLHDVGHYPFSHALEEIGQLHHEDVARPLITTGQVASILADGIAADAPQRVFELIQGTSASSLQGLISGSLDLDKIEYLKRDAFMCGVPYGEIDVDRLTNSMLILHDPHSGRPVLGVLEKGLSALESLLFAKYQMYRNVYWHHGVRSATAMYKRMVDDALRIGAIDAELLPSYTDEGLLHRLEHAHPTPILDALRSRHLYKRALEWPASQLDDGFGEWISTDRERTREAEDELARELGMAPGDVLLDFPMKTQMLGLDIPVQRRSGEVERLTGEGWPGTINLPTLSEELYRSARWLRVFVAKRMEIAPGRVKAILDAMQA, from the coding sequence ATGACATTCGAGATTCTGCGCGACCCGCTGTGGAATAACATCCGGGTAGACGAGCTGACACTTCGGCTCGTTGACACCGCAGTCTTTCAGCGCCTGCGGTACGTGCGGCAGCTCGGGCTCGCGTATCTCGTATATCCCGGCGCGACGCACTCGCGATTCGAGCATGCGCTCGGTACGTACCACCTGTCGCGCGGCTCGCTCGCGCTTCTCGCTGAACGTGACGGCTCACGGGACGTCGGTCCCGAGGAGCAGGCAATCGTGCGAGCGGCGGCGCTGCTGCACGACGTCGGGCACTATCCGTTCTCCCATGCCCTCGAGGAGATCGGACAGCTTCATCACGAGGATGTGGCCAGGCCGCTCATCACCACCGGGCAGGTCGCGTCGATCCTCGCCGATGGCATCGCCGCCGACGCGCCGCAGCGCGTGTTCGAGCTCATTCAAGGCACGAGCGCCAGCTCGCTGCAGGGGCTGATCTCCGGGTCGCTCGACCTCGACAAGATCGAGTATCTCAAGCGCGACGCTTTCATGTGCGGCGTGCCATACGGCGAGATAGACGTGGACCGTCTGACGAACTCGATGCTGATCCTGCACGACCCGCACTCCGGACGCCCCGTGCTCGGGGTTCTGGAGAAAGGGTTGTCGGCGCTCGAGTCGCTGCTGTTCGCGAAGTATCAGATGTACCGCAACGTCTACTGGCATCACGGGGTGCGCAGCGCGACCGCGATGTACAAGCGAATGGTGGATGACGCTCTCCGCATCGGCGCGATTGACGCCGAGCTTCTGCCGTCGTACACCGACGAGGGGCTGCTGCATCGCCTGGAGCACGCGCATCCCACGCCGATTCTCGATGCGCTTCGGAGCAGGCATCTTTACAAGCGCGCGCTGGAATGGCCCGCAAGCCAGCTCGATGACGGATTCGGCGAATGGATCTCGACCGACCGCGAGCGCACGCGCGAAGCGGAAGATGAGCTCGCCCGCGAGCTTGGCATGGCACCGGGTGACGTGCTTCTCGATTTCCCGATGAAGACGCAGATGCTGGGGCTCGACATCCCGGTGCAGCGGCGCAGTGGCGAGGTGGAGCGGCTCACCGGCGAAGGCTGGCCGGGGACGATCAACCTGCCGACGCTTTCCGAGGAGCTCTACCGGAGCGCGCGGTGGCTTCGCGTTTTCGTCGCGAAGCGAATGGAGATAGCGCCAGGCCGCGTCAAGGCGATTCTCGACGCAATGCAGGCGTAA